The Macaca fascicularis isolate 582-1 chromosome 1, T2T-MFA8v1.1 genome includes a window with the following:
- the PKLR gene encoding pyruvate kinase PKLR isoform X1, with protein sequence MSIQENIPSPRRWSWVSKSQRDLAKSILIGAPGGPAGYLRRASVAQLTQELGTAFFQQQQLPAAMADTFLEHLCLLDIDSEPVAARSTSIIATIGPASRSVERLKEMIKAGMNIARLNFSHGSHEYHAESIANVREAVESFAASPLSYRPVAIALDTKGPEIRTGILQGGPESEVELVKGSQVLVTVDPAFRTRGNANTVWVDYPNIVGVVPVGGRIYIDDGLISLVVQKIGPEGLVTQVENGGVLASRKGVNLPGAEVDLPGLSEQDVRDLRFGVEHGVDIVFASFVRKASDVAAVRAALGPEGQGIKIISKIENHEGVKRFDEILEVSDGIMVARGDLGIEIPAEKVFLAQKMMIGRCNLAGKPVVCATQMLESMITKPRPTRAETSDVANAVLDGADCIMLSGETAKGNFPVEAVKMQHAIAREAEAAVYHRQLFEELRRAAPLSRDPTEVIAIGAVEAAFKCCAAAIIVLTTTGRSAQLLSQYRPRAAVIAVTRSAQAARQVHLCRGVFPLLYREPPEAIWADDVDRRVQFGIESGKLRGFLRVGDLVIVVTGWRPGSGYTNIMRVLSIS encoded by the exons ATGTCGATCCAGGAGAACATACCATCCCCGCGGCGCTGGTCATGGGTCTCTAAGTCCCAAAGAGACTTAGCGAAGTCCATCCTGATTGGGGCTCCAGGAG GGCCAGCGGGGTATCTTCGGCGGGCTAGTGTGGCCCAACTGACCCAGGAGCTGGGCACTGCCTTcttccagcagcagcagctgccagCTGCTATGGCAGACACCTTCCTGGAGCACCTCTGCCTACTGGACATTGACTCCGAGCCCGTGGCTGCTCGCAGTACCAGCATCATTGCCACCATCG GGCCGGCATCTCGCTCCGTGGAGCGCCTCAAGGAGATGATCAAGGCCGGGATGAACATTGCGCGACTCAATTTCTCCCACGGCTCCCACGAG TACCACGCTGAGTCCATCGCCAACGTCCGGGAGGCGGTGGAGAGCTTTGCAGCTTCCCCGCTCAGCTACCGGCCCGTGGCCATCGCCCTGGACACCAAGGGACCGGAGATCCGCACTGGGATCCTGCAGGGG GGTCCGGAGTCGGAAGTGGAGCTGGTGAAGGGCTCCCAGGTGCTGGTGACTGTGGACCCCGCGTTTCGGACGCGGGGGAACGCGAACACCGTGTGGGTGGACTACCCCAATATTGTCGGGGTCGTGCCTGTGGGGGGCCGCATCTACATTGACGACGGGCTCATCTCCCTAGTGGTCCAGAAAATCG GCCCAGAGGGACTGGTGACCCAAGTGGAGAACGGTGGCGTCCTGGCCAGCCGTAAGGGCGTGAACTTGCCGGGGGCCGAGGTGGACTTGCCCGGGCTGTCCGAGCAGGACGTCCGGGACCTGCGCTTCGGGGTGGAGCATGGAGTGGACATCGTGTTTGCCTCCTTTGTGCGGAAAGCCAGCGATGTGGCTGCTGTCAGGGCTGCTCTGGGGCCGGAAGGACAGGGCATCAAGATCATCAGCAAAATTGAGAACCACGAAGGTGTGAAGAG GTTTGATGAAATCCTGGAGGTGAGCGACGGTATCATGGTGGCACGCGGGGACCTAGGCATCGAGATTCCAGCAGAGAAGGTTTTCCTGGCTCAGAAGATGATGATTGGGCGCTGCAACTTGGCGGGCAAGCCTGTTGTCTGTGCTACACAG ATGCTAGAGAGCATGATTACCAAGCCCCGGCCAACGAGGGCAGAGACAAGCGATGTGGCCAATGCTGTGCTAGATGGGGCCGACTGCATCATGCTGTCAGGGGAGACTGCCAAAGGCAACTTCCCTGTGGAAGCCGTGAAGATGCAGCATGCG AttgcccgggaggcagaggctgcagtgtaCCACCGGCAGCTGTTTGAGGAGCTACGTCGGGCAGCGCCACTGAGCCGTGATCCCACTGAGGTCATCGCCATTGGCGCCGTGGAGGCTGCCTTCAAGTGCTGTGCTGCTGCCATCATCGTACTGACCACAACTGGCCG CTCAGCCCAGCTTCTGTCTCAGTACCGACCTCGGGCAGCAGTCATTGCTGTCACCCGCTCTGCCCAAGCTGCCCGCCAGGTCCACTTATGCCGAGGAGTCTTCCCCTTGCTTTACCGTGAACCTCCAGAAGCCATCTGGGCAGATGACGTAGATCGCCGGGTGCAATTTGGCATTGAAAGTG GAAAGCTCCGTGGCTTCCTCCGTGTTGGAGACCTGGTGATTGTGGTGACAGGCTGGCGACCTGGCTCCGGCTACACCAACATCATGCGGGTGCTGAGCATATCCTGA
- the PKLR gene encoding pyruvate kinase PKLR isoform X5 → MSIQENIPSPRRWSWVSKSQRDLAKSILIGAPGAQLGLMPLTTQQCGADPQRGRPREVCSGMEGPAGYLRRASVAQLTQELGTAFFQQQQLPAAMADTFLEHLCLLDIDSEPVAARSTSIIATIGPASRSVERLKEMIKAGMNIARLNFSHGSHEYHAESIANVREAVESFAASPLSYRPVAIALDTKGPEIRTGILQGGPESEVELVKGSQVLVTVDPAFRTRGNANTVWVDYPNIVGVVPVGGRIYIDDGLISLVVQKIGPEGLVTQVENGGVLASRKGVNLPGAEVDLPGLSEQDVRDLRFGVEHGVDIVFASFVRKASDVAAVRAALGPEGQGIKIISKIENHEGVKRFDEILEVSDGIMVARGDLGIEIPAEKVFLAQKMMIGRCNLAGKPVVCATQMLESMITKPRPTRAETSDVANAVLDGADCIMLSGETAKGNFPVEAVKMQHAIAREAEAAVYHRQLFEELRRAAPLSRDPTEVIAIGAVEAAFKCCAAAIIVLTTTGRSAQLLSQYRPRAAVIAVTRSAQAARQVHLCRGVFPLLYREPPEAIWADDVDRRVQFGIESGKLRGFLRVGDLVIVVTGWRPGSGYTNIMRVLSIS, encoded by the exons ATGTCGATCCAGGAGAACATACCATCCCCGCGGCGCTGGTCATGGGTCTCTAAGTCCCAAAGAGACTTAGCGAAGTCCATCCTGATTGGGGCTCCAGGAG CCCAGCTGGGTCTCATGCCTCTGACAACCCAACAGTGTGGAGCAGACCCACAAAGAGGGAGACCCAGAGAGGTGTGCAGTGGCATGGAAG GGCCAGCGGGGTATCTTCGGCGGGCTAGTGTGGCCCAACTGACCCAGGAGCTGGGCACTGCCTTcttccagcagcagcagctgccagCTGCTATGGCAGACACCTTCCTGGAGCACCTCTGCCTACTGGACATTGACTCCGAGCCCGTGGCTGCTCGCAGTACCAGCATCATTGCCACCATCG GGCCGGCATCTCGCTCCGTGGAGCGCCTCAAGGAGATGATCAAGGCCGGGATGAACATTGCGCGACTCAATTTCTCCCACGGCTCCCACGAG TACCACGCTGAGTCCATCGCCAACGTCCGGGAGGCGGTGGAGAGCTTTGCAGCTTCCCCGCTCAGCTACCGGCCCGTGGCCATCGCCCTGGACACCAAGGGACCGGAGATCCGCACTGGGATCCTGCAGGGG GGTCCGGAGTCGGAAGTGGAGCTGGTGAAGGGCTCCCAGGTGCTGGTGACTGTGGACCCCGCGTTTCGGACGCGGGGGAACGCGAACACCGTGTGGGTGGACTACCCCAATATTGTCGGGGTCGTGCCTGTGGGGGGCCGCATCTACATTGACGACGGGCTCATCTCCCTAGTGGTCCAGAAAATCG GCCCAGAGGGACTGGTGACCCAAGTGGAGAACGGTGGCGTCCTGGCCAGCCGTAAGGGCGTGAACTTGCCGGGGGCCGAGGTGGACTTGCCCGGGCTGTCCGAGCAGGACGTCCGGGACCTGCGCTTCGGGGTGGAGCATGGAGTGGACATCGTGTTTGCCTCCTTTGTGCGGAAAGCCAGCGATGTGGCTGCTGTCAGGGCTGCTCTGGGGCCGGAAGGACAGGGCATCAAGATCATCAGCAAAATTGAGAACCACGAAGGTGTGAAGAG GTTTGATGAAATCCTGGAGGTGAGCGACGGTATCATGGTGGCACGCGGGGACCTAGGCATCGAGATTCCAGCAGAGAAGGTTTTCCTGGCTCAGAAGATGATGATTGGGCGCTGCAACTTGGCGGGCAAGCCTGTTGTCTGTGCTACACAG ATGCTAGAGAGCATGATTACCAAGCCCCGGCCAACGAGGGCAGAGACAAGCGATGTGGCCAATGCTGTGCTAGATGGGGCCGACTGCATCATGCTGTCAGGGGAGACTGCCAAAGGCAACTTCCCTGTGGAAGCCGTGAAGATGCAGCATGCG AttgcccgggaggcagaggctgcagtgtaCCACCGGCAGCTGTTTGAGGAGCTACGTCGGGCAGCGCCACTGAGCCGTGATCCCACTGAGGTCATCGCCATTGGCGCCGTGGAGGCTGCCTTCAAGTGCTGTGCTGCTGCCATCATCGTACTGACCACAACTGGCCG CTCAGCCCAGCTTCTGTCTCAGTACCGACCTCGGGCAGCAGTCATTGCTGTCACCCGCTCTGCCCAAGCTGCCCGCCAGGTCCACTTATGCCGAGGAGTCTTCCCCTTGCTTTACCGTGAACCTCCAGAAGCCATCTGGGCAGATGACGTAGATCGCCGGGTGCAATTTGGCATTGAAAGTG GAAAGCTCCGTGGCTTCCTCCGTGTTGGAGACCTGGTGATTGTGGTGACAGGCTGGCGACCTGGCTCCGGCTACACCAACATCATGCGGGTGCTGAGCATATCCTGA
- the PKLR gene encoding pyruvate kinase PKLR isoform X2 yields MPLTTQQCGADPQRGRPREVCSGMEGPAGYLRRASVAQLTQELGTAFFQQQQLPAAMADTFLEHLCLLDIDSEPVAARSTSIIATIGPASRSVERLKEMIKAGMNIARLNFSHGSHEYHAESIANVREAVESFAASPLSYRPVAIALDTKGPEIRTGILQGGPESEVELVKGSQVLVTVDPAFRTRGNANTVWVDYPNIVGVVPVGGRIYIDDGLISLVVQKIGPEGLVTQVENGGVLASRKGVNLPGAEVDLPGLSEQDVRDLRFGVEHGVDIVFASFVRKASDVAAVRAALGPEGQGIKIISKIENHEGVKRFDEILEVSDGIMVARGDLGIEIPAEKVFLAQKMMIGRCNLAGKPVVCATQMLESMITKPRPTRAETSDVANAVLDGADCIMLSGETAKGNFPVEAVKMQHAIAREAEAAVYHRQLFEELRRAAPLSRDPTEVIAIGAVEAAFKCCAAAIIVLTTTGRSAQLLSQYRPRAAVIAVTRSAQAARQVHLCRGVFPLLYREPPEAIWADDVDRRVQFGIESGKLRGFLRVGDLVIVVTGWRPGSGYTNIMRVLSIS; encoded by the exons ATGCCTCTGACAACCCAACAGTGTGGAGCAGACCCACAAAGAGGGAGACCCAGAGAGGTGTGCAGTGGCATGGAAG GGCCAGCGGGGTATCTTCGGCGGGCTAGTGTGGCCCAACTGACCCAGGAGCTGGGCACTGCCTTcttccagcagcagcagctgccagCTGCTATGGCAGACACCTTCCTGGAGCACCTCTGCCTACTGGACATTGACTCCGAGCCCGTGGCTGCTCGCAGTACCAGCATCATTGCCACCATCG GGCCGGCATCTCGCTCCGTGGAGCGCCTCAAGGAGATGATCAAGGCCGGGATGAACATTGCGCGACTCAATTTCTCCCACGGCTCCCACGAG TACCACGCTGAGTCCATCGCCAACGTCCGGGAGGCGGTGGAGAGCTTTGCAGCTTCCCCGCTCAGCTACCGGCCCGTGGCCATCGCCCTGGACACCAAGGGACCGGAGATCCGCACTGGGATCCTGCAGGGG GGTCCGGAGTCGGAAGTGGAGCTGGTGAAGGGCTCCCAGGTGCTGGTGACTGTGGACCCCGCGTTTCGGACGCGGGGGAACGCGAACACCGTGTGGGTGGACTACCCCAATATTGTCGGGGTCGTGCCTGTGGGGGGCCGCATCTACATTGACGACGGGCTCATCTCCCTAGTGGTCCAGAAAATCG GCCCAGAGGGACTGGTGACCCAAGTGGAGAACGGTGGCGTCCTGGCCAGCCGTAAGGGCGTGAACTTGCCGGGGGCCGAGGTGGACTTGCCCGGGCTGTCCGAGCAGGACGTCCGGGACCTGCGCTTCGGGGTGGAGCATGGAGTGGACATCGTGTTTGCCTCCTTTGTGCGGAAAGCCAGCGATGTGGCTGCTGTCAGGGCTGCTCTGGGGCCGGAAGGACAGGGCATCAAGATCATCAGCAAAATTGAGAACCACGAAGGTGTGAAGAG GTTTGATGAAATCCTGGAGGTGAGCGACGGTATCATGGTGGCACGCGGGGACCTAGGCATCGAGATTCCAGCAGAGAAGGTTTTCCTGGCTCAGAAGATGATGATTGGGCGCTGCAACTTGGCGGGCAAGCCTGTTGTCTGTGCTACACAG ATGCTAGAGAGCATGATTACCAAGCCCCGGCCAACGAGGGCAGAGACAAGCGATGTGGCCAATGCTGTGCTAGATGGGGCCGACTGCATCATGCTGTCAGGGGAGACTGCCAAAGGCAACTTCCCTGTGGAAGCCGTGAAGATGCAGCATGCG AttgcccgggaggcagaggctgcagtgtaCCACCGGCAGCTGTTTGAGGAGCTACGTCGGGCAGCGCCACTGAGCCGTGATCCCACTGAGGTCATCGCCATTGGCGCCGTGGAGGCTGCCTTCAAGTGCTGTGCTGCTGCCATCATCGTACTGACCACAACTGGCCG CTCAGCCCAGCTTCTGTCTCAGTACCGACCTCGGGCAGCAGTCATTGCTGTCACCCGCTCTGCCCAAGCTGCCCGCCAGGTCCACTTATGCCGAGGAGTCTTCCCCTTGCTTTACCGTGAACCTCCAGAAGCCATCTGGGCAGATGACGTAGATCGCCGGGTGCAATTTGGCATTGAAAGTG GAAAGCTCCGTGGCTTCCTCCGTGTTGGAGACCTGGTGATTGTGGTGACAGGCTGGCGACCTGGCTCCGGCTACACCAACATCATGCGGGTGCTGAGCATATCCTGA
- the PKLR gene encoding pyruvate kinase PKLR isoform X3, whose protein sequence is MADTFLEHLCLLDIDSEPVAARSTSIIATIGPASRSVERLKEMIKAGMNIARLNFSHGSHEYHAESIANVREAVESFAASPLSYRPVAIALDTKGPEIRTGILQGGPESEVELVKGSQVLVTVDPAFRTRGNANTVWVDYPNIVGVVPVGGRIYIDDGLISLVVQKIGPEGLVTQVENGGVLASRKGVNLPGAEVDLPGLSEQDVRDLRFGVEHGVDIVFASFVRKASDVAAVRAALGPEGQGIKIISKIENHEGVKRFDEILEVSDGIMVARGDLGIEIPAEKVFLAQKMMIGRCNLAGKPVVCATQMLESMITKPRPTRAETSDVANAVLDGADCIMLSGETAKGNFPVEAVKMQHAIAREAEAAVYHRQLFEELRRAAPLSRDPTEVIAIGAVEAAFKCCAAAIIVLTTTGRSAQLLSQYRPRAAVIAVTRSAQAARQVHLCRGVFPLLYREPPEAIWADDVDRRVQFGIESGKLRGFLRVGDLVIVVTGWRPGSGYTNIMRVLSIS, encoded by the exons ATGGCAGACACCTTCCTGGAGCACCTCTGCCTACTGGACATTGACTCCGAGCCCGTGGCTGCTCGCAGTACCAGCATCATTGCCACCATCG GGCCGGCATCTCGCTCCGTGGAGCGCCTCAAGGAGATGATCAAGGCCGGGATGAACATTGCGCGACTCAATTTCTCCCACGGCTCCCACGAG TACCACGCTGAGTCCATCGCCAACGTCCGGGAGGCGGTGGAGAGCTTTGCAGCTTCCCCGCTCAGCTACCGGCCCGTGGCCATCGCCCTGGACACCAAGGGACCGGAGATCCGCACTGGGATCCTGCAGGGG GGTCCGGAGTCGGAAGTGGAGCTGGTGAAGGGCTCCCAGGTGCTGGTGACTGTGGACCCCGCGTTTCGGACGCGGGGGAACGCGAACACCGTGTGGGTGGACTACCCCAATATTGTCGGGGTCGTGCCTGTGGGGGGCCGCATCTACATTGACGACGGGCTCATCTCCCTAGTGGTCCAGAAAATCG GCCCAGAGGGACTGGTGACCCAAGTGGAGAACGGTGGCGTCCTGGCCAGCCGTAAGGGCGTGAACTTGCCGGGGGCCGAGGTGGACTTGCCCGGGCTGTCCGAGCAGGACGTCCGGGACCTGCGCTTCGGGGTGGAGCATGGAGTGGACATCGTGTTTGCCTCCTTTGTGCGGAAAGCCAGCGATGTGGCTGCTGTCAGGGCTGCTCTGGGGCCGGAAGGACAGGGCATCAAGATCATCAGCAAAATTGAGAACCACGAAGGTGTGAAGAG GTTTGATGAAATCCTGGAGGTGAGCGACGGTATCATGGTGGCACGCGGGGACCTAGGCATCGAGATTCCAGCAGAGAAGGTTTTCCTGGCTCAGAAGATGATGATTGGGCGCTGCAACTTGGCGGGCAAGCCTGTTGTCTGTGCTACACAG ATGCTAGAGAGCATGATTACCAAGCCCCGGCCAACGAGGGCAGAGACAAGCGATGTGGCCAATGCTGTGCTAGATGGGGCCGACTGCATCATGCTGTCAGGGGAGACTGCCAAAGGCAACTTCCCTGTGGAAGCCGTGAAGATGCAGCATGCG AttgcccgggaggcagaggctgcagtgtaCCACCGGCAGCTGTTTGAGGAGCTACGTCGGGCAGCGCCACTGAGCCGTGATCCCACTGAGGTCATCGCCATTGGCGCCGTGGAGGCTGCCTTCAAGTGCTGTGCTGCTGCCATCATCGTACTGACCACAACTGGCCG CTCAGCCCAGCTTCTGTCTCAGTACCGACCTCGGGCAGCAGTCATTGCTGTCACCCGCTCTGCCCAAGCTGCCCGCCAGGTCCACTTATGCCGAGGAGTCTTCCCCTTGCTTTACCGTGAACCTCCAGAAGCCATCTGGGCAGATGACGTAGATCGCCGGGTGCAATTTGGCATTGAAAGTG GAAAGCTCCGTGGCTTCCTCCGTGTTGGAGACCTGGTGATTGTGGTGACAGGCTGGCGACCTGGCTCCGGCTACACCAACATCATGCGGGTGCTGAGCATATCCTGA
- the PKLR gene encoding pyruvate kinase PKLR isoform X4, whose translation MIKAGMNIARLNFSHGSHEYHAESIANVREAVESFAASPLSYRPVAIALDTKGPEIRTGILQGGPESEVELVKGSQVLVTVDPAFRTRGNANTVWVDYPNIVGVVPVGGRIYIDDGLISLVVQKIGPEGLVTQVENGGVLASRKGVNLPGAEVDLPGLSEQDVRDLRFGVEHGVDIVFASFVRKASDVAAVRAALGPEGQGIKIISKIENHEGVKRFDEILEVSDGIMVARGDLGIEIPAEKVFLAQKMMIGRCNLAGKPVVCATQMLESMITKPRPTRAETSDVANAVLDGADCIMLSGETAKGNFPVEAVKMQHAIAREAEAAVYHRQLFEELRRAAPLSRDPTEVIAIGAVEAAFKCCAAAIIVLTTTGRSAQLLSQYRPRAAVIAVTRSAQAARQVHLCRGVFPLLYREPPEAIWADDVDRRVQFGIESGKLRGFLRVGDLVIVVTGWRPGSGYTNIMRVLSIS comes from the exons ATGATCAAGGCCGGGATGAACATTGCGCGACTCAATTTCTCCCACGGCTCCCACGAG TACCACGCTGAGTCCATCGCCAACGTCCGGGAGGCGGTGGAGAGCTTTGCAGCTTCCCCGCTCAGCTACCGGCCCGTGGCCATCGCCCTGGACACCAAGGGACCGGAGATCCGCACTGGGATCCTGCAGGGG GGTCCGGAGTCGGAAGTGGAGCTGGTGAAGGGCTCCCAGGTGCTGGTGACTGTGGACCCCGCGTTTCGGACGCGGGGGAACGCGAACACCGTGTGGGTGGACTACCCCAATATTGTCGGGGTCGTGCCTGTGGGGGGCCGCATCTACATTGACGACGGGCTCATCTCCCTAGTGGTCCAGAAAATCG GCCCAGAGGGACTGGTGACCCAAGTGGAGAACGGTGGCGTCCTGGCCAGCCGTAAGGGCGTGAACTTGCCGGGGGCCGAGGTGGACTTGCCCGGGCTGTCCGAGCAGGACGTCCGGGACCTGCGCTTCGGGGTGGAGCATGGAGTGGACATCGTGTTTGCCTCCTTTGTGCGGAAAGCCAGCGATGTGGCTGCTGTCAGGGCTGCTCTGGGGCCGGAAGGACAGGGCATCAAGATCATCAGCAAAATTGAGAACCACGAAGGTGTGAAGAG GTTTGATGAAATCCTGGAGGTGAGCGACGGTATCATGGTGGCACGCGGGGACCTAGGCATCGAGATTCCAGCAGAGAAGGTTTTCCTGGCTCAGAAGATGATGATTGGGCGCTGCAACTTGGCGGGCAAGCCTGTTGTCTGTGCTACACAG ATGCTAGAGAGCATGATTACCAAGCCCCGGCCAACGAGGGCAGAGACAAGCGATGTGGCCAATGCTGTGCTAGATGGGGCCGACTGCATCATGCTGTCAGGGGAGACTGCCAAAGGCAACTTCCCTGTGGAAGCCGTGAAGATGCAGCATGCG AttgcccgggaggcagaggctgcagtgtaCCACCGGCAGCTGTTTGAGGAGCTACGTCGGGCAGCGCCACTGAGCCGTGATCCCACTGAGGTCATCGCCATTGGCGCCGTGGAGGCTGCCTTCAAGTGCTGTGCTGCTGCCATCATCGTACTGACCACAACTGGCCG CTCAGCCCAGCTTCTGTCTCAGTACCGACCTCGGGCAGCAGTCATTGCTGTCACCCGCTCTGCCCAAGCTGCCCGCCAGGTCCACTTATGCCGAGGAGTCTTCCCCTTGCTTTACCGTGAACCTCCAGAAGCCATCTGGGCAGATGACGTAGATCGCCGGGTGCAATTTGGCATTGAAAGTG GAAAGCTCCGTGGCTTCCTCCGTGTTGGAGACCTGGTGATTGTGGTGACAGGCTGGCGACCTGGCTCCGGCTACACCAACATCATGCGGGTGCTGAGCATATCCTGA
- the HCN3 gene encoding potassium/sodium hyperpolarization-activated cyclic nucleotide-gated channel 3 isoform X2, whose translation MLLLMVGNLIVLPVGITFFKEENSPPWIVFNVLSDTFFLLDLVLNFRTGIVVEEGAEILLAPRAIRTRYLRTWFLVDLISSIPVDYIFLVVELEPQLDAEVYKTARALRIVRFTKILSLLRLLRLSRLIRYIHQWEEIFHMTYDLASAVVRIFNLIGMMLLLCHWDGCLQFLVPMLQDFPPDCWVSINHMVNHSWGRQYSHALFKAMSHMLCIGYGQQAPVGMPDVWLTMLSMIVGATCYAMFIGHATALIQSLDSSRRQYQEKYKQVEQYMSFHKLPADTRQRIHEYYEHRYQGKMFDEESILGELSEPLREEIINFTCRGLVAHMPLFAHADPSFVTAVLTKLRFEVFQPGDLVVREGSMGRKMYFIQHGLLSVLARGARDTRLTDGSYFGEICLLTRGRRTASVRADTYCRLYSLSVDHFNAVLEEFPMMRRAFETVAMDRLRRIGKKNSILQRKRSEPSPGSSGGGIMEQHLVQHDRDMARGVRGLAPSTGARLSGKPVLWEPLVHAPLQAAAVTSNVAIALTHQRGPLPLSPDSPATLLARSARRSAGSPASPLVPVRAGPWASTSRLPAPPARTLHASLSRAGCSQVSLLCPPPGGGGRRLGPRGRPLSASQPSLPQRASGDGSPGRKGSGNERLHPSGLLAKPPRTAQPPRPPVPEPATPRGLQLSANM comes from the exons atgctgctgctgatggtggGGAACCTCATCGTCCTGCCTGTGGGTATCACCTTCTTCAAGGAGGAGAACTCCCCGCCTTGGATCGTCTTCAACGTATTGTCTGATACTTTCTTCCTACTGGATCTGGTGCTCAACTTCCGAACGGGCATTGTGGTGGAGGAGGGTGCTGAGATCCTGCTAGCACCGCGGGCCATCCGCACGCGCTACCTGCGCACCTGGTTCCTGGTTGACCTCATCTCTTCTATCCCTGTGGATTACATCTTCCTGGTGGTGGAGCTGGAGCCACAGTTGGACGCTGAGGTCTACAAAACGGCACGGGCCCTACGCATCGTTCGCTTCACCAAGATCCTAAGCCTGCTGCGGCTGCTCCGCCTCTCCCGCCTCATCCGCTATATACACCAGTGGGAGGAG ATCTTTCACATGACCTATGACCTGGCCAGTGCTGTGGTTCGCATCTTCAACCTCATTGGGATGATGCTGCTGCTATGTCACTGGGATGGCTGTCTGCAGTTCCTGGTGCCCATGCTGCAGGACTTCCCTCCCGACTGCTGGGTCTCCATCAACCACATGGTG AACCACTCGTGGGGCCGCCAATATTCCCATGCCCTGTTCAAGGCCATGAGCCACATGCTGTGCATTGGCTAtgggcagcaggcacctgtaggcATGCCCGACGTCTGGCTCACCATGCTCAGCATGATCGTGGGTGCCACATGCTACGCCATGTTCATCGGCCACGCCACGGCACTCATCCAGTCCCTGGACTCTTCCCGGCGTCAGTACCAGGAGAAG TATAAGCAGGTGGAGCAGTACATGTCCTTCCACAAGCTGCCAGCAGACACGCGGCAGCGCATCCACGAGTACTATGAGCACCGCTACCAGGGCAAGATGTTCGACGAGGAAAGCATCCTGGGCGAGCTGAGCGAGCCGCTTCGGGAG GAGATCATTAACTTCACCTGTCGGGGCCTGGTGGCCCACATGCCGCTGTTTGCCCACGCCGACCCCAGCTTCGTCACTGCAGTCCTCACCAAGCTGCGCTTTGAGGTCTTCCAGCCGGGGGACCTCGTGGTGCGTGAGGGCTCCATGGGGAGGAAGATGTACTTCATCCAGCATGGGTTGCTCAGTGTGCTGGCCCGCGGCGCCCGGGACACACGCCTCACCGATGGATCCTACTTTGGGG AGATCTGCCTGCTAACTAGGGGCCGGCGCACAGCCAGTGTTCGGGCTGACACCTACTGCCGCCTCTACTCACTCAGTGTGGACCATTTCAACGCTGTGCTCGAGGAGTTCCCCATGATGCGCCGGGCCTTTGAGACCGTGGCCATGGATCGGCTGCGCCGCATCG GCAAGAAGAATTCCATACTGCAGCGGAAGCGCTCTGAGCCAAGTCCAGGCAGCAGTGGTGGTGGCATCATGGAGCAGCACTTGGTGCAACATGACAGAGACATGGCTCGTGGTGTTCGGGGTCTGGCCCCGAGCACAGGAGCTCGGCTCAGTGGAAAGCCAGTACTGTGGGAGCCACTGGTACATGCGCCCCTTCAGGCAGCTGCTGTTACCTCCAATGTGGCCATTGCCCTGACTCACCAGCGGGGCCCTCTGCCCCTCTCCCCTGACTCTCCAGCCACCCTCCTTGCTCGCTCTGCTCGGCGCTCAGCAGGGTCTCCAGCTTCCCCGCTGGTGCCCGTCCGAGCTGGCCCGTGGGCATCCACCTCCCGCCTGCCCGCCCCACCTGCCCGAACCCTGCATGCCAGCCTATCCCGGGCAGGGTGCTCCCAGGTCTCCCTGCTGTGTCCCCCCCCAGGAGGAGGTGGACGGCGGCTAGGACCTCGAGGCCGCCCACTGTCAGCCTCCCAACCCTCTCTGCCTCAGCGGGCATCAGGCGATGGCTCTCCTGGGCGTAAGGGATCAGGAAATGAGCGGCTGCATCCCTCAGGGCTCCTGGCCAAGCCTCCAAGGACAGCCCAGCCCCCCAGGCCACCAGTGCCTGAGCCAGCCACCCCCCGGGGTCTCCAGCTTTCTGCCAACATGTAA